One window from the genome of Cricetulus griseus strain 17A/GY chromosome 2, alternate assembly CriGri-PICRH-1.0, whole genome shotgun sequence encodes:
- the Gba2 gene encoding non-lysosomal glucosylceramidase isoform X3 — MVVPWVALEEALSPGAGEASSVVGSLILECISTRPSLQTNLQYACVGMGGLCISKFCRWSVQVSCAAGTGACVVTLLSTMPFIPEPGQSISFLARVSLSPAARSHLSCPMTTSCLPVGVFVWDVENQGDETLDVSIMFSMRNGLGGEDDALGGLWNEPFCLQRDGKTVQGLLLHHPTPPNPYTMAVAARCTADTTVTHITAFDPDSTGQQVWQDLLQDGQLDSPAGQSTPSKKGEGVAGAVCISSKLPPRGQCCLEFSLAWDMPRIMFGAKGQIHYRRYTRFFGSDGDVAPALSHYALCQYADWENRISAWQSPVLDDRSLPAWYKSALFNELYFLADGGTVWLEVPEDSLPEELGENMYQLRPILQDYGRFGYLEGQEYRMYNTYDVHFYASFALVMLWPKLELSLQYDMALATFKEDLTRRRYLMSGVVAPVKRRNVIPHDIGDPDDEPWLRVNAYLIHDTADWKDLNLKFVLQVYRDYYLTGDQGFLKDMWPVCLAVMESEMKFDKDQDGLIENGGYADQTYDGWVATGPSAYCGGLWLAAVAVMVQMAVLCGAQDVQDKFSSILCRGREAYERLLWNGRYYNYDSSSQPQSRSIMSDQCAGQWFLRACGLGEGDTEVFPTLHVVRALQTIFELNVQAFAGGAMGAVNGMQPHGVPDRSSVQSDEVWVGVVYGLAATMIQEGLTREGFRTAEGCYRTVWERLGLAFQTPEAYCQQQVFRSLAYMRPLSIWAMQLALQQQQHKKGKRPVVTQGTRLSTEPEHEPKKSWTNLSPE; from the exons TTTACAGTATGCTTGCGTCGGAATGGGCGGACTGTGTATCAGCAAGTTCTGTCGTTGGAGCGTCCAAGTGTCCTGCGCAGCTGGAACTGGGGCCTGTGTGGTCACTTTGCTTTCTACCATGCCCTTTATCCCCGAGCCTGGACAGTCTATCAGCTTCCTGGCCAGAGTGTCACTCTCACCTGCCGCCAGATCACACCTATCTTGCCCCATGACTACCAG CTGCCTCCCTGTAGGAGTCTTTGTGTGGGATGTAGAAAACCAAGGAGATGAAACTCTGGATGTGTCCATCATGTTCTCTATGCGGAACGGACTAGGGGGTGAAGATGATGCCCTAGGAGGATTGTGGAATGAACCCTTCTGCCTGCAACGGGATGGGAAGACTGTGCAGGGGCTACTCCTGCATCATCCAACTCCCCCAAATCCCTACACCATGGCTGTGGCTGCACGATGCACG GCAGACACCACAGTAACCCACATCACAGCCTTTGACCCTGACAGCACTGGGCAGCAGGTGTGGCAGGACCTACTTCAGGATGGACAGCTGGACTCCCCTGCTG GCCAAAGCACCCCCTCGAAGAAAGGAGAGGGTGTCGCTGGGGCTGTATGTATCTCCAGCAAGCTGCCACCACGAGGCCAGTGCTGCCTGGAGTTTTCACTGGCTTGGGATATGCCTAGGATCATGTTTGGAGCGAAGGGCCAAATCCACTACAG GCGGTACACACGGTTCTTTGGTTCAGATGGTGATGTGGCACCTGCCCTTAGCCACTATGCACTATGCCAATATGCAGACTGGGAGAACAGAATCTCAGCGTGGCAGAGCCCAGTATTGGATGACAG ATCCTTGCCTGCCTGGTACAAATCTGCACTGTTCAATGAATTATACTTCCTGGCTGATGGAGGCACAGTATGGCTAGAAGTTCCTGAAGATTCTCTACCAGAGGAGCTGGGAGAGAACATGTATCAGCTCCGCCCCATTCTGCAGGACTATGGGCGATTTGGCTATCTTGAGG GCCAGGAGTATCGAATGTACAACACATACGATGTCCACTTTTATGCTTCTTTTGCCCTCGTCATGCTGTGGCCCAAACTTGAACTCAGTCTACAGTATGATATGG CTCTGGCAACTTTCAAGGAGGACCTGACACGGCGACGGTACCTGATGAGTGGAGTAGTGGCACCTGTGAAAAGGAGGAACGTTATCCCTCATGATATTGGGGACCCAG ATGATGAGCCATGGCTCCGAGTCAATGCCTATTTGATTCATGATACTGCTGACTGGAAGGACCTAAACCTGAAGTTTGTGCTGCAAGTTTATCGGGACTATTACTTGACAGGAGATCAAGGCTTCCTGAAGGACATGTGGCCTGTGTGTCTG GCTGTGATGGAGTCTGAAATGAAGTTTGATAAGGACCAGGACGGACTCATTGAGAATGGAGGCTACGCAGACCAGACCTATGATGGATGGGTCGCCACAGGCCCCAG TGCTTACTGTGGAGGGCTGTGGCTGGCCGCTGTGGCTGTGATGGTTCAGATGGCTGTTCTGTGTGGGGCCCAGGATGTCCAGGATAAGTTTTCTTCCATTCTCTGCCGAGGCCGAGAAGCTTATGAGAGACTGCTCTGGAATG GCCGTTACTACAACTATGACAGCAGCTCCCAGCCTCAGTCCCGCAGCATCATGTCTGACCAGTGTGCTGGGCAGTGGTTCCTGAGGGCCTGTGGCCTGGGAGAAGGAGACACTGAG GTATTTCCTACCCTGCATGTGGTCCGTGCTCTCCAAACCATCTTTGAGCTCAATGTCCAGGCCTTTGCAGGAGGAGCCATGGGAGCTGTGAATGGGATGCAGCCTCATGGTGTTCCTGATAGATCGAGTGTACAGTCTGATGAAGTTTGGGTGGGTGTAGTCTACGGGCTGGCAGCCACCATGATCCAAGAG GGTCTGACTCGGGAAGGTTTCCGGACAGCTGAGGGCTGTTACCGCACTGTATGGGAACGCCTGGGCCTGGCTTTCCAGACCCCAGAGGCATACTGCCAGCAGCAAGTGTTCCGCTCACTAGCCTACATGAGGCCGCTGAGCATCTGGGCCATGCAGCTGGCCCTGCAACAGCAGCAGCATAAAAAGGGCAAAAGGCCAGTTGTCACACAGGGCACAAGACTAAGCACAGAGCCTGAACATGAACCAAAGAAATCTTGGACAAACCTAAGCCCAGAGTGA